Within Oscillospiraceae bacterium, the genomic segment ATTATCGCGCCCAACATTTGCTCACGACTGGCCGCAACAATGGCGTTAGCCTCGGCGTGTACACCGCGGCATATTTCATAACGTTCGCCCCGCGGAATTTTCAACTCATCCCGCAAGCATGCGCCATGCTCATTACAGTTGATGCGTCCACGCGGCGCGCCGTTATAGCCGGTTGCGATAATTACATCGTTTTTGACAATAATCGAACCAAAATGCCGGCGTAAGCAAGTGCTACGCTTGGCAACTGTCTGTGCGATGTCGAGGTAGTAGTTGTGCTTGTCGGGTCTTGACATTATGCCAATTTCGCCGTGCTCACTTTAATGCCCGGGCCCATTGTTGAGGCGACGACACAACTCTTGATATACTGTCCTTTTGCCGCTGCCGGCTTGGCTTTGATGACAGCGCCCATCAGTGTGTTAAAATTATCGGCGAGCTTTTCAGCGCCGAATGATATTTTTCCGATAGGGCAGTGGATGATATTGGTCTTGTCTAAACGATATTCGACTTTACCGGCTTTGATGTCATTGATGGCTTTGGTCACATCTGCCGAGACTGTACCGGCTTTTGGGTTTGGCATCAAGCCTTTAGGGCCCAGTACTTTACCCAGTTTACCGACCGTGCCCATCATATCGGGTGTTGCCACTACGATGTCAAAGTCGAAAAAGTTTTCCTTCAGAATTCTGTCGGCCAACTCGTCGCCACCGACAATGTCTGCACCTGCCGCTTCGGCTTCGCGCACTTTTTCGCCTTTGGCGAATACCAACACGCGCAGCACTTTACCTGTACCGTGTGGCAAGACAACGCTGCCGCGCACTTGCTGGTCGGCGTGGCGTGAGTCAACGCCCAATTTAACATGCAGTTCAACAGTTTCGTCAAACTTTGCTTTGGCTGTTTTCAATGCCAACTCAAAAGCCTCGGTCGGCTCGTATTGCACTGTGCGATCCACTAACTTCGCACTGTCAACGTATTTTTTACCACGAAACATATACTCTACCTCCCTTAACCTTCGACTTCAATGCCCATGCTGCGCGCCGTGCCTGCAATCATGCGGGCGGCGGCATCAACATCGTTGGCGTTGAGGTCGGCCATTTTTGTTTCAGCAATTTTTTTGGCGTCGTCCATTGTGATTTTGCCCACTTTTTCAGTGTTGGGACGACCTGACGCTTTGTCAAGCCCGGCTGCTTTTTTAATCAGAACAGGTGCGGGCGGCGTTTTGGTGATAAAGCTGAATGAACGGTCGGCGTAGACCGTGATGACAACGGGGATAATCATACCCATGTCGTTCTTGGTGCGCTCGTTGAAATCTTTAGTAAAAGCAACGATATTAACACCGTGCTGACCTAATGCCGGGCCAACGGGCGGCGCGGGCGTCGCTTTGCCCGCCGGAATCTGCAGCTTAATGTAGCCTGCTATTTTTTGTGCCATGGTGTGTCACCTCAGTTAATATTTAGTTGGTTTTGGACAAACCCATGCCCCTACGGGGACGCCCCCTTTCCAAAAGTGGGGGGGAGCGTGTCCTCTTTGCCCCCTTTGAAAGGAGGTACTCGCTCTACGTCGTAGCCAATTCTACTTGATCAAACTCCACTTCCACAGGTGTTTCGCGTCCGAACATGGATACCAGTACGCGAACCTTGTTGCGGCTCATAGAAATCTCGTCAACAAGGCCGAAATAGCCGTCTAGCGGACCATCGGTAATGCGCACATTGTCGCCCTCTTTATATTCAAGGACAATTTCGTGCGTTTCGATGCCCAGACTGCGTATCTCTGCTTCAGTGAGGGGAATGGGTTTAGACGCCGGACCGACAAAGCTGGTTACGCCGCGTGTGTTGCGGACAACGTGCCAACTCTCGTCAGTCAAAATCATTTTGACAAACAGATAGCCTTGATATTTTTTGCGCTCGACTGTCTTTTTCTCGGAATTTACAATTTCCGTGACGGTTTCCATCGGAATACGCGTTTCTAAAATCAAATCGCCCATCCCGCGGGTCGCCACCGTTTTTTCAAGAGTCGCCGCCGCAGTGTTTTCATAGCCGGAGTACGTGTGCACAACATACCATTTTGCCGACTCATTTGTACCTTGCCGCGCCATCAGAACCGCAAAATCCATTCAATGGCGTTTTCCCACACCAAGTCAATCGCGCCGATAATCACGCCGACGATTAACATCATGAGAAGCACGATGCCGGTGTTATTGATGACTTGCGGCAGCGTGGGCCATGTGACCTTTTTCAGTTCGGAGCGCATTTCGCGAAACCATTTGCCAACGCGGCTCAAGAGGCCGACTTTCTTTGTTTCAGACATACGTCACCTACCTACTTCGTTTCTTTATGGGGTGTGTGCTTGCGGCAGAAACGGCAGTATTTGCTCATTTCAATCCGGTCGGGGTCATTTTTCTTGTTTTTCTTTGTGTCATAGTTGCGCTGTTTGCACGCAGAACAACAGAGTGTGATTTTCTCACGCATTGTCGGCACCTCCTTAATTATTTGGCGCATCGTGTCACAAAAATTCGCAGCACTTCGCCATGCCTCCCTGCGTCTCTTTACAATTATAGGTATCCTTTTTTATGCACGAAAAAAGAGCCTATTGGCAGGTAACGAAAAGTGTATCATGAATGCAAATGCTTGTCAAGTCCTGTAACGCAAAATTTTCTTGACAAATCGCACTATGCATATTATTATTGACGCAAGATGCATTGCCTAATTTGATTTTTTAGGAAGTCTTGCAAATGAAACGTATAACGAAAACATGAATAGTTCACTACGGTTGGGGGCGGCATCAAATGGGAGATAACTTTATTGATGGTCAGTTTAGACAAAGCGTTGCTGTCCTCAATCAACGATGGCATGGGATAAACGCTCTTAGTTTCAGTTTTTAGATCGTGAGGTGATTTTCGTGAAATATACGCTATTATCAGTGGTCGCGCTATGTTTTTTAATGATGCTATTCGCCTGCGCCGAGCATTGATTTTATAGAAGATGCCGATATGCATTCAGCCTAAGCGATTACTAGACAGCACAGTCAGAGCAGGCAAAGAAAATAACCTCTCCAAGAGCGCGGCACACCCCGCGCTCTTTTTGTGTAACCAAAAATTTGCTTGTTTTTGTATGTAAATTGGTGTATACTATATAGGTGTGTGTATGAACGCACTGTAATGGAGGACAAATATAATGAAATTACTTACTGCCATTTTTGGCAATCATAGCAGCCGCGAGCTCAAACGCATAATGCCGATTGTCGACGCTGTTGAAGCGCTTGAACCTGAAATACAAAAGCTGTCAGATGCCGAATTGCGCGCAAAAACCGACGAATTTAAGCAACGCATTCAAGATGGCGAAACAACTGACCAACTGTTGCCGGAGGCCTTTGCCGTTTGTCGTGAGGCGTCGGTGCGAGTGCTGGGGAAGCGGCACTTCCGTGTGCAAATTATCGGTGGTATTGTGCTGCATCAAGGCCGCATCGCCGAGATGAAAACGGGTGAGGGCAAGACGTTGCTGGCAACGCTGCCGGTTTATCTCAACGCTTTGACAGGTGATGGCGTGCATGTTGTTACCGTCAACGATTATTTGGCAAAATTTCAAGGCGAAGACATGGGTAGGCTCTACCGCTTCCTTGGGCTGGAAATTGGCTTGATTATCCACGGCGTGAGTAACGACGATCGTAAGAAAGCGTATCTGGCCGATGTTACTTATGGCACAAATAACGAATTCGGCTTCGATTACCTGCGCGACAACATGGCCATTTATAAGGACAACATGGTGCAGCGCGGCCATGCTTTCGCCGTCGTTGACGAAGTTGACTCAATTTTAGTTGACGAAGCGCGTACGCCGTTGATTATCAGCGGGCAGGGCGAGAAATCGACGATATTATATGAGCAGGCGGACAGATTCGCCGCCGGGTTGCGCAAATTCACTGTCGTCAAACTCGAAAGCAAAGAAGAGCACGACGATATGGATGGTGACTATATCGTAGATGAAAAAGCCCGTACGGCTACGCTGACCCCGAGCGGCATCGCCAAAGCCGAAAAGAAGTTTGATGTCGAAAATCTCAACGACGGCGAAAACACCACGCTGCTGCACCATATCAACATGGCCATTCGTGCCCGCGGTGTCATGCGCCGCGACACCGACTACGTCGTCAAAGACGGCGAAGTTATCATTGTTGATGAATTTACAGGCCGCCTGATGTTTGGACGCCGCTACTCCGAGGGGCTGCACCAAGCCATTGAAGCCAAAGAGGGCGTTAAAGTTGAACACGAGAGCAAGACATTGGCGACCATTACCTTCCAAAATTATTTCCGTCTCTACCGCAAGCTGTCGGGCATGACGGGCACGGCATTGACCGAGGCCGAGGAATTTCAGCAAATTTACAAGCTTGATGTCATTGAAATCCCCACCAACAAACCCATGATTCGCCAAGATATGTCTGATGCTATCTACAAAAATCAAGCCGGAAAATTGCGTGCCATCATTGCGCAGATTGAAGAATGCCACGCCAAAGGACAGCCTGTTTTGGTCGGTACCGTCAGTATTGAGAAAAGTGAAATTGTCGCCAAAGCCTTGAAACAGCGCGGCATCAAACATGTTGTCCTCAACGCCAAGCACCACGAAAAAGAGGCTGAAATCGTCGCCCAGGCCGGCCATTACGGCGCTGTTACAATTGCCACCAATATGGCGGGTCGTGGTACCGATATTATTTTGGGCGGCAACAGCGAGTATTCGGCGCGTGCCGATTTGCGAAAAGAATTGACTAAATTAAATCTGCCCGAGGAAGTTTACATTGAGGCGACAGGTTTTGCCGAAACCGACAACGAAGACATCCTCAAAGCCCGCGGCTATTACCAAGAACGGCTGGAGTTCCACAAGGAAGATATGAAAGACGCCGCCGAGCAAGTTTGCAAAGCCGGCGGGCTGTTTATCATCGGTACCGAGCGGCATGAAAGCCGCCGTATCGACAACCAATTGCGCGGCCGTGCCGGCCGTCAAGGTGACGCGGGCGCGTCAAGGTTTTATCTGGCGATGGATGATGACCTCATGCGCCTTTTCGGCGGTGAACGCATGGGCTCGATTATGGAACGCTTTGGCTTCGATGAGGACACGCCGATTGAGCAAAAAATGATTTCCAATCGCTTGGAAAATGCGCAAAAAACCGTCGAATCGCGCAACTTCCAAACGCGGAAACACGTACTTGAGTACGATGATGTCATGAACCGCCAGCGCGAAATCATCTATGATCAGCGTAAAAAAGTGCTCGACGGGGAAGATCTGCGTGGCAATATGGAAACCATGACACGTGACTGGATTGAGAGGCAGTGTCAAATCCATGTTGCGTCGAGCGGCTATTTTGACAGCGGGGAGGAATTATCGCTGACATTATTGCAATTTGACAACGTTGTCTACAAAAAAGGCGCGGTGACAATGGAGCAATTTGACCTCAACCGCGATGGTGCCGCAGATGTTGCCGAAGTTGTGACCGAAGCGGCGATGGCGGCCTATGCTGCCAAAGAAGAACGCCTGACGCCGCAGCTGATGCGTGAATTAGAGCGTGTCGTACTGCTCAAAACAGTTGATCGCCATTGGATGGATCACATCGACGCTATGGACGAGTTGCGCAAAGGTATCGGCTTGCGCGCCTATGCCCAAACTGATCCCATCGTGGCGTACAAAAACGAAGGCTTCGAGATGTTCGATGGCATGATAAACGCCATCCGCGAGGATGTCGTGCGTTCGGTATTTACGGCAGAGCTGCGTACGCCCGAAGCCCCAAAGCGTGAGCAAGTCGCCAAGGTTACCGGTGAAAGCCTTGGCGGTGACAGCAAAAAACCAAAGGGCACAACGGTACGCAAATCACAAAAAATCGGCCCCAACGACCCTTGTCCCTGCGGTAGCGGTCAGAAATATAAGAAGTGCTGTAAATCAGTAGAGCAATAATGTAGGGGCAGTGCGCCGCTTGCACAAGTAAGAATAAATAATGGGGTGTAGAAAGTCTACGCCCTACACCAATCGGAGGTATCATCATATGTTTTTATTTTGGGAGCACCCCATTGGCTTATTGCTGATGCTTGTATCGGCGGTTTTGGCCGGTGCGGCGCAGCTCGGTGTCCACCGTGCGTACAACAAGTATGCAAAAGTACCAACCCGCGGCAATCGCACGGGTGCTGAAGTGGCGGCTGACATCGTCGCTGGCACTGATGTCAGAGTCACGCGCAGCAGTCACGGGCATTTGAGTGACCATTACGACCCACGCAGTAACACCATTGCGTTGTCTAATGAGGTGTATGACGGCACAAGCGTCGCCGCGTTAGGCATTGCAGCACATGAGGCTGGGCATGCATTGCAGCATAGCAGTGGTTATGTTCCCATTACGTTGCGCAACGGCATTTTGCCGCTGGCGCGACTTGGGTCAATGGCCTCAATGCCGTTGATTATTGCCGGTATATTTTTCGGTGTCGGCTTTGAGTGGCTCATCAACTTGGGCATTGTCTTCTTTATCACCACCCTGGCATTCCAACTGGTGACATTGCCGGTCGAGTTTAATGCGTCAAGTCGCGCTGTGCGCATTCTGTGTGCTGATGGCTATTTGCAGCCCGATGAATTGGCTGGAGCCAAAGCCGTCCTCCGTGCCGCTGCTATGACATATGTCGCCGCTATCGCTGTCGCTATATTGCAACTGATACGGTTATTGCTAATGGCCAACCGCAGGAGATAACGATGGATACAATCGAGATCATAGGCCTTATCGGCGGCATTTTCGTCGTCGCCGCCTTTTTATTTACCAAGGAGCGTCCCATCCGAATTGTAAGTAGCTTTGCTGCCGTGATTTTCATCATCTACGGCATCCTTGCCGGCGCGTGGAGTATCTGGATACTGAACTCGGTGTTGTTGGTCATCCAAACAGTCCGACTGGTTCGGTTGCATATTGAAGACAAAAGGAGCAAAAACCCGTAAGGCGAACTGCGCCCGCATACCAAAAAAATCCGTATATATACAAATAACACCCAACCGCCTGACTGTCGTGTCGAGCGGTTGGGTGTCTGCATATGATAGTACATAAGCGTGTGGAGGTGGCCTCATGACATTCGCCATCGTCGGCGGCGATGCCCGTCAAGTCAAACTGGCGCAAATTTTAGCCGAACAGTATACCGTGTTGGCATTTGGGTTGGACGAAATGCCGCCCGTGTCGCCTGTCATATACACGCAATCTTTGCAAGAATGTGTCAACCAAACCGTTGACTGCGTTGTATTGCCCATCCCACTGACAACCTGTGACGGCTTACTCAACATGCCACTCATGGCGCGCGCGCTGCCTGTTGAGCATCTGCTCAACGCTATGACAGCCGGGCAAATTATTGCTGCCGGCATTATTCCGCAGGAATTCATGCAAGCCGCCAAAGCCAAAGGCGTTCATGTCAGTGATTATGCTAAGCGTGAAGAACTCGCCGTTACAAATGCCGTGCCGACTGCCGAAGCCGCGTTGCAAATCGCCATGGAGCGAATGACTATTACCATCGATGGCTGCAAAGCTCTCGTCATCGGCTACGGCCGTATCGGAAAAATCTTAGCGCGGCAACTTGCCGCGCTCGGCGCAAACGTCAGCGTCTCGGCGCGAAAATTGTCCGACATGACATGGATAACGGTCAGTGGATTCCGCGCGCTGCACACCGTGCAATTAACGCCGTACGTTGGTGAATTTGACGTTATTTTTAACACCGTGCCGTATGCTGTTATGGACGAGACCGACATCAAACAAACGCAGGCCCCCTGTTTGCTCATCGACCTGGCCAGCGCACCGGGCGGCATTGATATTGACGCCGCTAAACGCAATGGGCGGCAATGTATTTGGGCACTTGCATTGCCCGGCAAACATTCACCCGATACGGCGGCATGGAACTTAAGCCGAACACTGCATTATATTATAGATGAAATGAGGGTTGAAGTATGAGCCGAATCGGGTGGGCAGTCTGCGGGTCGTTTTGTACGCTGGCAGGCATTTTGCCGGTCATTGAACAGTTGGTAAGTGCGGGGCACGAAGTAACGCCCATTTTATCCGAAGCTGTACGGGATACCGACACGCGCTTTATCCGTGCTGAGGCATTTCGCGCAACCATCGAGTGCACGTGTGGGCATAGAGCGATTGATTCTCTGGTAACCGCCGAGCCTATCGGCCCGCGCAAACTTTTTGATGCCATTGTCGTTGCGCCCTGCACCGGCAACACTTTGGCAAAACTGGCAAACGGCATTTCCGACGGTACGGTAACATTGGCTTGCAAGGCACATTTGCGCAATGGACGCCCACTTATAATCGCTGTGTCGACGAATGATGCGCTGGCAGCCAACGCTACTAATTTGGGGCAGCTTTTGGCGCGGCGGCACGTCTATTTTGTGCCGCTTGGCCAAGACGATCCGCCGGAAAAACCTTGCTCTTGCGTTGCCGACTTCACAAAAATTCCCGAAACGATCAACGATGCCCTTCGCGGCGAACAAGCACAGCCGCTGTTGGTGTAGGTATGCAGCTCTCTGTGGTCAATGCGGCGGGAATGGATGGTTAACCCGATACCTGTCAAAAAATTATTCATGAGTGTTCAAACACACCCTTGCCCTCCACATCATTCTATGATATAATTCGACAAAACAACAGATTGCGGGTGAAGAAACATGGTCGCGAAAATTTCAACGCTCGGTGTGCAAGGCATTCACGGCTACCGTATTGACGTCGAATGCTTTTTGTCGGGCGGATTGCCTAACTTCGACGTCGTCGGATTGCCCGATGCTGCCGTCAAAGAGTCACGTGAACGCATCCGTGCCGCTGCGCGCTGTTGCGGCTATGATTTCCCTGCGCGCCGCATCGTTATGAACCTCGCCCCCGCCGACACTAAGAAAAGCGGTTCGCTCTACGACCTGCCCATGTTGCTCAGCTTACTGCAATGTCAAGATGTCATTGGTGAACTCCCCGATAACGTCTACTTTTTGGGGGAGTTGTCACTTGAAGGACAACTGAGAGGCGGGCAGGGCGTATTGCCAATGGCGATGGCGTGCCCTAAGGGTGCAAGCTTATTTGTACCGACGTCAAACGCCGCCGAGGCCGCGCTCTGTCGCCATTTGAAAGTCTACGCCGCCAATCATGTGCGGCAAATCATTGACCATCTCAACGACGAAAAATATATTCCGCCCTATATCCCTAGTGAAGCGATTGCCGATGATGACAGTGCTGTTTTCGTGCCGGATTTTGCCGATGTGCGCGGCCAAGAAGCCGCTAAACGTGCGTTAGAAATCGCGGCAGCCGGCGGGCACAGCGTTTTATTGGAAGGGCCGCCCGGCGCGGGCAAGTCAATGCTGACGACACGCCTGCCGTCCATTTTACCGCCGCTGAGCTATCAAGAAGCCCTTGAGGTCACAGCAATCTATTCCGTCGCCGGACGTCTGCCCGACGGCAAGCCCATCCTGCACAACCGCCCTTTCCGTTCACCGCATCATACAAGCAGTGATGTCAGCTTGGTTGGCGGTGGCACGTACCCCAAGCCCGGCGAAATCTCACTCGCTCACCACGGCGTGCTGTTTTTAGATGAATTGCCCGAATTCTCTCGCTCGGCACTGGAAGTTCTGCGACAACCGCTCGAAAGCGGCGTGGCGCACATTTCGCGTATCAGCAGTTCACTGAGCTATCCCTGTCGTTTTATGCTTGCTGCGGCAATGAATCCTTGCCCCTGCGGTTTCTACGGCTTTGAAAATGACAAATGCACCTGCTCGCAGCGCAAAATAGAAGTTTATCGCGGCCGCATCTCAGGGCCATTGCTCGATAGACTGGATTTGCGTATTCCCGTGCCACCGGTCAAGTTTGACGAGTTGCAGCAAGTCCGCCCCGCCGAATCCTCGGCCGCTGTCCGTGAACGTGTGGTAGCGGCGCGCGAATGCCAACGCATACGCTTCAACGGAAAAGCCATGACAAACAGCTTGCTCGAAGGCCAGCAATTGCGCAAAGAATGCGCGCTGGAAGAAGACGCAAAAGCATTGTTGCGCAACGCATTCCAGCGCTTCCGGCTATCCGGCCGTAGTCATGCAAGAATTCTGCGTGTCGCCCGCACCATCGCCGACCTCGACGGTGCCGAACGCATAGATAAGCGGCATCTCGCCGAATCATTGCAGTTTAGGGGCTGGGGCGAAAGAGCCGCTGTACATGAGGCGTGACAAGGGCGGCGAGATAGAGACTAGATGCGAATAACCCCATAAGACATGACTTGACTTTGTCTTATGGGGTTATTCGTGTTGAAAGTGTTTATGCGATTGGCTATTTGTATAGTCTTCATTCCTGCATCTTTTTACCATTGCTCTTATTTTACTTCGAACTTATATCCCACGCCCCAAACTGTCTTTAATGCCCACTGTTCGCTCGCGCCCTCTAGTTTTTCTCGCAAGCGTTTGATATGCACATCTACCGTGCGTGAGTCGCCAAAGTAGTCGAACCCCCAAATACCGTCAAGCAGCTGCGTGCGCGTAAACACACGGTTGGGCGAGGAAGCCAGGAAACGCAACAGCTCCAACTCTTTGGGCGGTACGTCAATCAATACGCCCTTGATTTTTAATTCAAAGGAGTTCATGTCAATGTACAGGTTATCGAACTCAATCGGCTTGCCGTCGGCGTTTGGCGACGAGCGCCGCAATACCGCGCGGACACGCGCCAACAGCTCTTTGGCGTCAAACGGTTTGGTAATGTAGTCGTCGGCACCCAGCTCCAACCCTTTGACCTTGTCGTAGCTTTCACCTTTGGCTGTCAGCATAATAACAGGTGCCTGGCTGGTTTCCCGTATTTCGCGGCAAATATCCCAGCCGTCCCGCTCAGGCAGCATGATGTCGAGCAGCACAAGGTCGGGCGTTAAGTCATAGAATGCGTCCAATCCCAATTTGCCGTCTTGTGCAACGTCGACTTGATAGTGCTCTTTTTCCAGATAAAGCCGTATCAGTTGTGCGATGTTGGTGTCGTCCTCAATGATAAGAATACGTGTTGACATAGTTTATGTCCTCCCCCGAATGTCTTCGCCACAAAAAGCTAATGAAGAATACAGCCCGCGTAAACGGCTTACAAGTGATGCCGGATATCGTGCAGCAAGCTCCTCAGGCTTTAAATTGGTATTGATTACTGTAGGCTTATAAAGGCGTGAGTTTATCAAAGTGTATAGTGCCGACTGTGAAAATGCCGTGTTCATTTCCGTTCCCAAGTCATCTAAAATAAGCAAGTCACAACCTAAATACTTCGCGCTGCCTTGTGCGGTATCTTGGTTGTTAAACTTCTCGCGTTCCATCATCGCGATAATTGACACCGCCGTGTCGTATACTACCGAAAACCCTTTGCTGGTGACAACGCCGCCAATCGCGGCGGATAAAAATGTCTTGCCAAGCCCCGGGGCGCCCGTCATTAGAATATTGCCTGATTTCAGAGAAAAGCTTTCAGCATAGTCACGGCAATACGCTAAATTTGCCTGCGCAAGTTTACGAGGGATCTGCCCGTCGCTGTCGCGCGCATCATTATATAAGTCAAGTCGAAACGTCTCAAATGTTTGCCCATGCAAGTCGAGCATGGTTGAAAGCCGCTCTTTCTCCAATTGAGCTGACAAGGCTACCAAACAGCGGCAAGGTTTGCCGTTGACATAGCCGTCGTCTTGACACTCGGCGCAATAAATAACGGTGTCAAGTACGTCCTCAGCGTATCCGTGTTGATGCAGCAGAGTGCGCCGCTTATCTTTGAGTAAAAAGTACTCTTGCCGCAAGGTCTCTGTTTCGGCAATTTGTCCACTGAGCGGAAACAATCGTGCCACAGTGCGCGCCAGCGCGCTGTCGATGGATTTTAACTCATGGATATCTTGATACAATTGCTGGCGCCGCTCAAACAGGACAGCTTCGTCGCGCTGTTGACGCGCTTTTATTTGCATGAGTGCAGTATTAAGCATATTTAACCCTCTGTATTATACTTTTCAAGAATATCATTCATTGACCATTTGCGTGCCGCATGGTTCGGTAATTTGTGCGGCGTGGCAGGCATGGTTTTGGTCGGCTTGTCACCTTGCTCCACGGCCTCCTGTGTCAGCAAGCCCTTATCGTACCAGCTCCGCAAAATCGTGTCGATGTATTTCCACTCCAACCGTCCGCAACGCATAACAGTGCGGTCGTAAGCCAAGTAAATCAACTCCGGTGTAAAGCCCAACTCGGCCCAATGATTTATGTATTTGCTCTCGGATGCTGTAGGTTGTCGTCCGCTAATTTGCAGTACACGGGCGATTTGTACAGCAATATCGCGCCGTTTCTCCTGGTCTTCTAGCCAGCCGACAGCCAACTCGGCGGTCAAAAGCCCGTGCTTTTCCCATTGTACGGCCGTCTTTTCAATGCTTCGCATGGATGGTGGCTTGCCATGCCCGAAACGCCGTATCTGTTCGTCGATACAATACACAACGAGCAAACTGATGACCTCAGCGGGCAACCCAAGCCACTGATAAAGCCCCAACAGCACTTTCAATTCGTGCGGCGAGAGAACTTTGCCCAGTTTGCGTGACACATCTTCAACGAGCTGTT encodes:
- a CDS encoding DnaD domain protein, which gives rise to MERWQITTPSHIILPIRAARALISAQNGTAALLYFHMQLNGGQLDSAAACSELALSAEQVKKTLNQLQKLDLAAPEGAATRALQQDKAPEYTPSDITDNLNDDNTFKQLVEDVSRKLGKVLSPHELKVLLGLYQWLGLPAEVISLLVVYCIDEQIRRFGHGKPPSMRSIEKTAVQWEKHGLLTAELAVGWLEDQEKRRDIAVQIARVLQISGRQPTASESKYINHWAELGFTPELIYLAYDRTVMRCGRLEWKYIDTILRSWYDKGLLTQEAVEQGDKPTKTMPATPHKLPNHAARKWSMNDILEKYNTEG
- a CDS encoding YifB family Mg chelatase-like AAA ATPase gives rise to the protein MVAKISTLGVQGIHGYRIDVECFLSGGLPNFDVVGLPDAAVKESRERIRAAARCCGYDFPARRIVMNLAPADTKKSGSLYDLPMLLSLLQCQDVIGELPDNVYFLGELSLEGQLRGGQGVLPMAMACPKGASLFVPTSNAAEAALCRHLKVYAANHVRQIIDHLNDEKYIPPYIPSEAIADDDSAVFVPDFADVRGQEAAKRALEIAAAGGHSVLLEGPPGAGKSMLTTRLPSILPPLSYQEALEVTAIYSVAGRLPDGKPILHNRPFRSPHHTSSDVSLVGGGTYPKPGEISLAHHGVLFLDELPEFSRSALEVLRQPLESGVAHISRISSSLSYPCRFMLAAAMNPCPCGFYGFENDKCTCSQRKIEVYRGRISGPLLDRLDLRIPVPPVKFDELQQVRPAESSAAVRERVVAARECQRIRFNGKAMTNSLLEGQQLRKECALEEDAKALLRNAFQRFRLSGRSHARILRVARTIADLDGAERIDKRHLAESLQFRGWGERAAVHEA
- a CDS encoding ATP-binding protein, whose translation is MLNTALMQIKARQQRDEAVLFERRQQLYQDIHELKSIDSALARTVARLFPLSGQIAETETLRQEYFLLKDKRRTLLHQHGYAEDVLDTVIYCAECQDDGYVNGKPCRCLVALSAQLEKERLSTMLDLHGQTFETFRLDLYNDARDSDGQIPRKLAQANLAYCRDYAESFSLKSGNILMTGAPGLGKTFLSAAIGGVVTSKGFSVVYDTAVSIIAMMEREKFNNQDTAQGSAKYLGCDLLILDDLGTEMNTAFSQSALYTLINSRLYKPTVINTNLKPEELAARYPASLVSRLRGLYSSLAFCGEDIRGRT
- a CDS encoding response regulator transcription factor gives rise to the protein MSTRILIIEDDTNIAQLIRLYLEKEHYQVDVAQDGKLGLDAFYDLTPDLVLLDIMLPERDGWDICREIRETSQAPVIMLTAKGESYDKVKGLELGADDYITKPFDAKELLARVRAVLRRSSPNADGKPIEFDNLYIDMNSFELKIKGVLIDVPPKELELLRFLASSPNRVFTRTQLLDGIWGFDYFGDSRTVDVHIKRLREKLEGASEQWALKTVWGVGYKFEVK